TACCTTTTCTTCAGATACAGTTTTGGCACTGATGAGCTTCTGTTTGCCTTTCCTAGGTTTTAAACACAGTATCTACTTTAACCACTTAGTAACATTACTTTTTTGAAGAACTATTATTTCAACAGGCTAAAACATATTAGAAGACTCCTGGATATTACATGTTAAAAGCTACAGATTGCTTCCCTGGGCAAGGATCTGACACTAGCTTTTAAGACAAAAGAATTCCTGAGAATGCAGAATGAAATTTCacaaaacatctgcttttaatTGTGAACGCGTGGTACTTACTCAACAGGATCGATATTTTGGAGTACTCCTGATCTTTGAGGTGGTGAAAGGAAATGATTGATTAGACCAGAAGTCTTCATTTCTGACTTGCAAATCTCCCCCTTCTACAGCTCCAGTTACCAATGGGGCTGCATATGTCCTGTGAATTTTATCCTACTTGAAGTAAATAtgcctctctttctttcctgtcttaCATGAATGCCTCAGAAGTTATTCATGGGTGTGTAGGTATCTCTGGGCTATGGTTTGAAAACCATGAGATTACTCAATCTGCAGCACCCATGCCCATGTAAATCAGTCCTAGGATGCTCTTCTGCACAGCAAGACAAGGTTTCGTGTCCCAAATCAGTCCATATTTCACTTAGAAGACTAGTGCCTTGTAAGCCTTGCAGCCTGGCAGCACCAGAGTACCTGCCaatgttttaaaagtctttCCATGAAGAATATTTACAGAATGAGTTAATTGGTTTAAATAGCTGTGTGGCCCACAAGTTTTTCAGGTTAAAAATGCAATAGGAAACCACCGTCGACACTGCACCACCAGCTGAGGAGGATCTGGAGACACTCCGTCGAACGGTCAAGAAGAAATTCACTTTAAATACACCTTGGACTGCTGCCTAGAAGAAGGGAGGGATCCAGTAGCTGGGGTTTACATTACAAGCTCTATTTCTACCAATAAACCAGAGTGGACAGACGTGTCCATCTGCACTGTTTCAGGGCACTGCACTTAAAAgtgactttttccttttgctagATGTTGGCTGCTCCTCTTGGCATCAGTGGCAAAAATGCATCTAATTCAGCTGGAGTGTGCTGGGACCCTTGGAGAATACTTATGGCGATGCATGGATGTATGGTCTGTAATAGAATTGAAAGGCACAAAAATCAGTCTTTATTTCCTCATGTATAAGCTAATGGTTCATGTGGAAGATTAAAATCCACCCACTAAATCTCAGCTGCAGTCAGTGGAATCACAAGTTgctgaggagaaagaaggagctgcaggatgaaacataaatattttgcagaagaaatgacaCAACACTCGTCTATGGATTGGTAAACATGACCAACAATTTTTAAGCTCAGGATTTCTTAAGGAAAGAAGATTTCCAAACATATGACTGTAAAGAAGGGAATTTTAGGGAACCAGTTCTTCAGCATGCCTAGAAATTATGATTAAAACAGTAATTCTGACCATAAAGCAGTCATTTAAAGAGAAGTCCGGGGATAAACTCTTGTATCTCTACAGGGAAGCAGTTCTCTCTTCAACCCACATCCCCATGTGCACAACTCTGTGCTTTTATCAGCTCTGGAGCTCACCTGACTCAGCTGAGACAATTCAACTCAGTccagtaaaaaaatattcactttcTGGCTGGATTTCTTTCTGGTGTTCTAATGTGTTGAATTGGATCAGCATAAGGGCTGAACAGTAATATGGGTAGGTTCTTGGAAAAGAGAGAGTTGACATTAGCTATGGGACCAGGTCATTGTATTTTGGGGCTGTGAGTTCTACCTAGTCACAGCCAACaattctcctttctcccttATGTCTATTGTCTTTCATCCCCCTCATGCTCTTGGCATCATGCCCTTATAACTTGTTCTCTACCTTTTAGCCTCGCTTTCCCTCTATGTCACTATGGTCTTCAAAAAGGATTGTTTGTCACCACTTTtattagcagaaagaaaaacagaggaagaccACAAGAATGGAGGAAACCACAGAATAAATATCAATTGAACTTCACCATGAGAACTCCTTTTGATCCACAgcagaagtaaataaatgctTCCATATCAGCTGGTAAGGAGAGGTGAACAATTCTGCTAAGTGCTGATGATCTATTGTCTAGAAcattgttcttttcattttatgtctTGCAGAAGCAATGACAACATGTCTGAAAATGTCATTACTACTAAACATTAAAGAAGATTCAGagagaatttttcttcctttttgctgtccTCAACTCTTCTATTTTAATTGTAGATATTCTCATCAACATGCAAATATAATCATAGCTCCTGACACATATATGTGGACTAGCACCTGATGTCTGTTTTCAGTATTACTGGTTGTAACTAAATGTGACAGAGCCTTGCCCAATGGGTATTTTACAGAACTGATATTTTAGCTGCTCAGCcagcttttgtttaaaaggacTGAGAGGCAGTGCAAAATCAACATTTGGTAGCTATGGTATGTATAAACATCATGTTAACCTGACTTCAGGACAAGTGttaatttctttctcctaaGATTAAGGAAACCTCTCCACTGGAGAACACCCTGGCCGGCGCAGATTGGGCTGCGACTCCGCATGTTTGAGCAGTTCCCTGCATCTCCCCCACCATCTGCTCCTGTCCTCAGATCACCCTCTTTGACGTACTGGCCCAGCTGCCCTGTGGCTGCGTTCACAGCTCACTAATTGATCTAGCTGAGAAATAACCATGGGACAGCACAGACAGATGCCAGCACAGCGCAGGGCGGCGGGCAGGAAGTGCAGCGATGGGGAACGGGCTCCTGATGGTGGCTGAAGTGAAGCCACGGGCTCACAGCATGCTGCACAGCAAGTGTAAATCAAGCAAAACACAGTATGCTGCCTCTTTATCTTGCTTGGCAGAGGACTAGCAGCCCTGGGACCAGGTTGTCGGCTGGGTGAGGATGATCCAGACTCGGTTTTATTTGTGAGATTTCCTCCTCTCTTTGCAGCTGGCTCTGATGCCCGTTGTGTCCTCCatcagcagcccagcagagcaccAGTGCAGGCATCTTCCCCTCCTGAATCACAAACAGCTTGGATTAGCAAAATGAATCAGCACGGCTGGTCAAGCTGTTGGGGTGGTGACCACGGGAGGAGGGGCGATACTTGCCATTTGTGGCAGCAGTGAAATCTGCATGGACTGTAAAGCTTTCCTGAAACCCCACACTCAGACCAGGCACCCTGGGTAGCTTGCAGGCAGGTGGTAAAGCCCTTCTGAAATCATCATGTCTGTGCTACATGATGTCCATGCtaagatgatgagaggactggagcacctgtcttACGAGGATAGGCTGAAAGAACCtggcctgtttagcctggaaaagaggagactgaggggagacctcatcaatgtgtatcTGAGGGGACGGTGTTGAGAGGATGGGGCCGATCTCTTCTCAGTTGTGCCCAGCTACAGGAtgagaagcaatgggcacaaactgaagcacaggatgTTTTGGCTCAACGTGAGGGggtacttctttactgtgagtgtggcagagcactggagcaggttgcccagagaggttgtggagtctccttctctggagatattcaaaacccgccaggatgccatcctgtgcaatgtgctctaggtgaaCCTGCTCAccaggggggttggactggatgatcttcagaagttccttccaacctcggccatcctgtgattctgtgattctgtgttggACTTGTCCTTGAAGCTCTAGgaatataaaatatctttagTGCCATGCAAGTAGGAAGCTCTGTTCTCTCTCAGTGCACTCCTACAGCATCACCTGCTGGGAACCCCACAAAAACCTGTGCTAACATACCCCcaaaaaagcccccaaacccggcggggcaggcagggcttcATCCCTCCTCCCACTCAGCCTGGGGTGAGACTCCTCCTGTGCCAGCAGGCTCCGAGGAGCACCTCCACACCGAGAAAAGGAACAAGCTCCCCGCCACCCGGCGCTGCGCACCTGCACCGCCCGCCTCGCCCCCTcagcgggcagggccgggccgcggccgccgcctccctcccgccccctcagcccccagccccggcggcCATaagaggcggcggcggcgagccCGGGCCGGCAGTGGCGGGACGGCCGCCATGAAGTCGCCTCAGGCGCAGCGTCCGGCGAGCCACGGTGGGTGGCGGGGGGCCGCCAGGTCTACCCTCGCAGTGCGGGGGCGCTCGGCGGCTCTTTCAACcgcttctttctttctccctccctcccttcagGCTCCGGCCGTCGCCCCGCGGAGCTGCCGGAGGAGGCGGGCGGCTTGGCGGAGGCGCTGGGTGAGTTCGAGGCGGTGCTGGAGGACTTCGCCTGCCCCGCCGGCCGGCGCCGCTTCCATTACGGCGAGCACCTGGAGCGCATGAAGCGGAggagcagtgccagcaccagcGACCTAAGCGACTCGGAGAGTGAGTGGCGGGGACGGGGAGCCCCCGAGGTGGGCTGCCTGACCCTGCCCGGGCACTGCCACTTTTGGGGGGCCCGGGGGTTTATCTCTTGTGGCTTATTTTAGGGGAGAAGCGCAGGGTGTTGGTGAGCCCCGGGTTGGCTCCCCCAGTGTTGCAGGGAGTGGTTTGTTGTGTGTCAGGAGcaaggtaaaggaaaaaaaactggcTCTAGAGGCAATAAGGCTGGAAAACTTGGTGTGAAGGGAGGTCAAGCTGCCAGCTGGTAAAACATTGAGGTATTTTATAgacttacaagaaaaaaaaaggcgtCCCTAAATAAAACAGGAATCAGTGGGGCTGTTCAGTCTGAATATCAGTGGGATGAGCAGCAACTGAAGTACACTTTCCAGAAGAGACTGAAACTAACCAAGGCTCCTGGCTTGGCGAGCAGAGCTGTTCTCACTCTTCTGGAGGTGATGATAATCTCAGGCAACTTGCATCTGAGCATACTTGGCATGCACAAACGGTGTGCAGAGAGCTTGGGACAGAAAAGGTGGGAAGAGGATATCAACCGGTATCCTGCTTTGAGCAAAAAAATCTACAGTGGGAATTAAGTTTTTTTCCTAGCAAACTAGAAAAGTCTTACCCCTCTTAAATTCACTAGTCAGGGAGAGAATATCTTCCCTGTTCTCCTTGGCAGTGAGAGAATCAAGCGCTGCTTTGTCAGAGGtaagttctgtttaaaaacaagctATACCCAGGTTTTTTTAGTTCCTaaactaaatgttttctttatggtTATCTTCATCaaacttcctttgtttttcagttacttGCAATAAAATTGCTCCTTTCTGCTGTGCATCTTTTCAGTGTGCACAGTGGTTTTGGTGCACACTTTTCAGTGTGCACAGACTTCCTAGTGGTTAAACTGTGACAGCACAGCTTCTCAAACTTATCAGAGCTGTTTATTTCATCAAAGTGTAggattaatttcatttcagtcacAGGTAGCTGTGCTGCCCTGAACTTGGATTCCTTGCCTAGCCATGTCTTTGGATTTTGTCCGTAGTCAGTGGGGATGTGTGGATCAGGATGTTAATCCATTGCTGCTTCATAGTGGAGTGGGTGAATAGTTCTTTGCAAGTAAGCCTCCCCCTCTCCTGCTGAAGGAGACTTAGGAACGTATGTCTGATCTAGGTTGAACACCATCCTTTTACGTGGCTGAGGGTGCATAAGCTGAGGCCTGCCTTCATTGAATCCGAACTGGAGTATGGGAGCAGTTCTGTAAATCCGGGTCTGTTATTAACAGCAATGGTACAGCCCTAGCGTTACAATTTCTTGTGCAGTCTTTCAGTGTTGTAACTTGTTATCCTCTTGCATACCCTTACGGAAAATAAGAGGCACTTCAATCAACAGTGATTATCCAGTAAAATATTCTACTGTTGggaaagtgaagaaagaaaacaaaacagtatcaAGAATGTAAGCTTTATCCATGCAAGAAGGGTGCTTGTAGTTGCTTGGCATATCTGCTGTGGTTCTGTAAACTTGCATCTTGAACAGTGCTTAAAATTGCTGTTAGGATTGGAAGGAAGGGCATTTTAGGGAAGGTATTCTTCTGACAGGGCAGAAGACCTAGTGAGAGACCACATACTTAGCCAAATTGGCAGACTAGGTCTTCAGGAAggtctggaaaataaatttctgtatCACAAAACTTAACTGATTTAGACTCAGTACGATTATAGGATAGCTTGATAGACAAGGGTTGAGGACTTGGTACAGAGCCATCAGGGATCTTGAGCTAGGAACGTGTCAAGCTTCCCAAtgccagcctgtgctggggctAGGGTTCCTCTTTACTGATGTGTGATGTGGAGGGTGGCTCTGGACAAATTGGAAGTCCTAGACTTCTAAGTGCTAGCATACACCAGGCCAGGAGGTGCACTAAGACTTGTTGGGATCCAGCTGTCTCAAGCATATGAGGATACGttagaggaaacagaaaaccagccagctttcttcttctctcagAAAAGGCCCAGTAAGACACTTTTTCCTGAAGTCATCGTTCCATGCAGACAGCTTGTTTTGGAGCTGTAGTAGGATTGTAGAGGGATTGCAGACTTATAAAAGGAGCTCTTCATAAAACAGGCTCCAGTGTCTGATGTAATCCAGCTACACTCCCTATGTCCATTTTAAGAATAGGTGTAGGGAGTTTTCTATTTAGCCAGGCTCTTTCTGTTCAAactcaagtttttttttctttagggtCACCTTTCCTTTGGTCTCCATCCTTTAGGGCAAGTAG
This is a stretch of genomic DNA from Cygnus atratus isolate AKBS03 ecotype Queensland, Australia chromosome 1, CAtr_DNAZoo_HiC_assembly, whole genome shotgun sequence. It encodes these proteins:
- the RGCC gene encoding regulator of cell cycle RGCC, with translation MQVGSSVLSQCTPTASPAGNPTKTCANIPPKKPPNPAGQAGLHPSSHSAWGETPPVPAGSEEHLHTEKRNKLPATRRCAPAPPASPPQRAGPGRGRRLPPAPSAPSPGGHKRRRRRARAGSGGTAAMKSPQAQRPASHGSGRRPAELPEEAGGLAEALGEFEAVLEDFACPAGRRRFHYGEHLERMKRRSSASTSDLSDSESADSLYRNSLSLSDEKLNSPTASTPSLPSPSVTPCKAKLGDTKELEEFIADLDRTLASM